One Janthinobacterium sp. TB1-E2 genomic region harbors:
- a CDS encoding glycine zipper 2TM domain-containing protein has protein sequence MKAPIIAVALLATLAGCAVQPNSANVYNARQAQNEQSVRMGTVESVRQVTIDKGETGTGVLAGAALGGVAGSTVGGGKGAIAASILGAVAGGMAGKSIEANASNKPGLEITVRLDNGDMRAIVQDADELFRPGERVRLLSDGRKTRVTH, from the coding sequence ATGAAAGCACCAATTATTGCAGTGGCATTGCTCGCCACCCTGGCCGGCTGCGCCGTACAACCGAATTCGGCAAATGTCTACAATGCCCGCCAGGCGCAGAACGAACAATCGGTTCGCATGGGCACGGTTGAATCCGTGCGCCAGGTAACCATCGACAAGGGCGAAACGGGCACAGGCGTGCTGGCTGGCGCGGCGCTGGGCGGCGTGGCCGGCTCGACAGTCGGTGGCGGCAAGGGCGCCATCGCGGCCAGCATCCTCGGTGCCGTCGCTGGCGGCATGGCTGGCAAGAGCATCGAAGCGAATGCCTCGAACAAGCCCGGTCTGGAAATCACCGTGCGCCTGGACAATGGCGACATGCGCGCCATCGTGCAAGACGCCGACGAGCTGTTCCGCCCGGGCGAGCGTGTACGCCTGCTGTCGGACGGCCGCAAGACCCGCGTCACGCACTGA
- a CDS encoding DMT family transporter → MSSPLLFIIACLIWGSTFWAITLQLGDVAPAVSVVYRFGLASATLFAWCAVRGDRLRLPWRAQKWMLLQGLASFALSYVCTYSSEQYLVSALVSVLFALMVFWTPLLNRIAFGTPITLSTCCAAFVAICGIVLLFYQSIGAALQDILGGGNGHFLLGFILALVATVSSTAGNALVMKVREHSGNVMLTMAWTMLWGTLMVAAWAIATGQSWQLPTRPSYWMGLVYLAIFGSVIAFSAYFTLIARIGTQKTVYIGVVTPVISVLLSVQFEHYRPAAIEWVGMVLCLSSVAWALTSGARKTSTIASLSTTPSAKAT, encoded by the coding sequence ATGTCATCTCCTCTCCTGTTCATCATTGCCTGCCTGATCTGGGGCTCCACTTTCTGGGCCATCACCTTGCAGCTGGGCGATGTCGCCCCCGCCGTTTCCGTGGTCTACCGCTTCGGCCTCGCGTCCGCCACCCTGTTTGCCTGGTGCGCCGTGCGCGGCGACCGCTTGCGCCTGCCCTGGCGCGCGCAAAAATGGATGTTGCTGCAGGGACTGGCCTCGTTTGCCCTCAGCTATGTGTGCACGTATAGTTCCGAACAGTATCTGGTGTCGGCCCTCGTCAGCGTGCTGTTTGCGCTGATGGTCTTCTGGACGCCGTTGCTCAACCGCATCGCCTTCGGCACACCGATCACCTTGAGCACCTGCTGCGCGGCATTCGTCGCCATCTGCGGCATCGTGCTGCTGTTTTACCAGTCCATCGGTGCGGCGCTGCAAGATATTCTGGGCGGCGGCAATGGCCATTTTCTGCTCGGTTTTATCCTGGCGCTGGTGGCTACCGTGTCGAGCACGGCAGGCAACGCCCTCGTCATGAAAGTGCGCGAACATTCGGGCAACGTGATGCTGACCATGGCCTGGACCATGCTGTGGGGCACCTTGATGGTGGCCGCCTGGGCCATCGCCACGGGCCAGTCCTGGCAATTGCCCACGCGCCCCAGTTACTGGATGGGATTGGTGTACCTGGCCATCTTCGGTTCGGTGATCGCATTCAGCGCGTATTTCACGTTAATCGCCCGCATCGGCACGCAAAAGACCGTGTATATCGGCGTCGTCACGCCCGTCATTTCCGTGCTGCTGTCGGTGCAGTTCGAACACTACCGGCCTGCCGCCATCGAATGGGTGGGCATGGTGCTGTGCCTGTCCAGCGTGGCCTGGGCCCTGACGTCGGGCGCGCGCAAGACGAGTACCATCGCGTCCCTTTCCACCACTCCATCAGCAAAGGCAACATGA
- a CDS encoding GNAT family N-acetyltransferase: MSTSSSLAIRPAAASDVAAIFGMIHELAVFEKLEHMMIAKESMLHDSLFGAHPACEALVGEENGAVVTFALFFHNFSTFLCRKGLYLEDLYVKQSVRGKGYGKQMLVALAQLAVERDCGRFEWSVLDWNENAINFYKGMGADVMPDWRICRVAGDALTQLSAGTPTSV, translated from the coding sequence ATGAGCACCTCTTCCTCCCTCGCCATCCGTCCCGCGGCCGCATCCGACGTGGCCGCCATCTTCGGCATGATCCATGAGTTGGCCGTGTTTGAAAAACTCGAACACATGATGATCGCCAAGGAATCCATGCTGCACGACAGCCTGTTCGGCGCCCATCCCGCGTGCGAAGCGCTGGTCGGCGAGGAAAATGGTGCAGTCGTGACCTTCGCCCTGTTTTTCCATAATTTCTCCACCTTCCTGTGCCGCAAGGGCCTGTACCTGGAAGACCTGTACGTGAAGCAATCGGTGCGCGGCAAGGGTTATGGCAAACAGATGCTCGTGGCGCTGGCGCAACTGGCTGTCGAACGCGATTGCGGCCGCTTCGAATGGTCGGTGCTGGACTGGAATGAAAACGCGATCAACTTCTACAAGGGCATGGGCGCGGACGTGATGCCGGACTGGCGCATCTGCCGCGTCGCTGGCGATGCCTTGACGCAATTGTCGGCAGGCACGCCAACATCGGTCTGA
- a CDS encoding glycine betaine ABC transporter substrate-binding protein → MRVVYSLSYLLLLLFFAAAPAHAQDGGTLKVGSKRFTESYILGEILQQSAAPHVKAEHRQGLGNTAIVLAALQAGSIDVYAEYMGTIGSEILKHDKAIGLEQMRRELAALGLGVAVPLGFNNTYALAVRSDEKSIASLAQLAQYPALTFGLSHEFIGRVDGWPGLAARYGLPQRPRGLDHGIAYEALAQRQVDVIDIYSTDAKIRQYGLRVLADTQQYFPRYDAMLLYRLDVPQRFPAAWQALQGLQGRISESDMIAMNAAVEIDGKRFSEVARQWLASGTQANKPAAARGKLLDKIIGDDLWTLTRQHLTLVLLSVALACLIGIPLGVLAAFSAPLRQTVLAFVGVLQTVPSLALLAILIPVLGMIGTVPALVALFVYALLPIVRNTCTGILQVPQGLRMAALALGLSRRDRLLHVDLPLALPVMLAGVKTAAVMSVGTATIAAFIGAGGYGERITIGLALNDNDMLLAGAIPAAVLALLTQGLFELVERWAVAGRQR, encoded by the coding sequence GTGCGTGTTGTTTACTCCTTGTCTTACCTGCTGTTGTTGCTGTTTTTTGCCGCCGCCCCTGCACATGCCCAGGATGGCGGCACCCTGAAGGTGGGTTCGAAGCGCTTTACGGAATCGTACATCCTCGGCGAAATCCTCCAGCAGAGCGCCGCGCCGCACGTCAAGGCGGAGCACCGCCAGGGCCTGGGCAACACGGCCATCGTGCTGGCCGCGCTGCAGGCGGGCAGCATTGACGTGTATGCCGAATACATGGGCACCATCGGCAGCGAAATCCTCAAGCACGACAAGGCCATCGGCCTGGAACAGATGCGGCGCGAGCTGGCGGCGCTGGGCCTGGGCGTGGCCGTGCCGCTGGGCTTTAACAATACCTATGCGCTGGCCGTGCGCAGCGACGAAAAATCGATTGCCAGCCTGGCGCAGCTGGCCCAATACCCGGCCCTGACATTCGGCCTGTCGCATGAATTCATCGGCCGTGTCGATGGCTGGCCGGGCCTGGCCGCCCGCTATGGCTTGCCGCAGCGCCCGCGCGGCCTCGATCACGGCATCGCCTATGAAGCGCTGGCGCAGCGCCAGGTGGACGTGATCGATATTTACTCGACGGATGCGAAGATCCGCCAGTACGGCCTGCGCGTGCTGGCCGACACGCAGCAATACTTTCCCCGCTACGACGCCATGCTGTTGTACCGGCTTGACGTGCCGCAGCGCTTTCCCGCAGCATGGCAGGCGTTGCAAGGGTTGCAGGGACGTATCAGCGAGAGCGACATGATCGCCATGAATGCGGCCGTGGAAATCGATGGCAAGCGTTTTTCCGAGGTGGCGCGGCAGTGGCTGGCTTCCGGCACGCAGGCGAACAAGCCAGCCGCCGCGCGCGGCAAGCTGCTCGATAAAATCATCGGCGACGATCTGTGGACCCTAACGCGCCAGCATCTGACCCTGGTGCTGCTGTCGGTGGCATTGGCGTGCCTGATCGGCATTCCGCTGGGCGTGCTGGCGGCGTTTTCGGCGCCGCTGCGCCAGACGGTGCTGGCCTTCGTCGGCGTGCTGCAGACGGTGCCCTCGCTGGCCCTGCTGGCGATATTGATCCCCGTGCTGGGCATGATCGGCACCGTGCCGGCGCTGGTGGCGCTATTCGTGTACGCGCTGCTGCCCATCGTGCGCAACACGTGCACGGGCATCTTGCAGGTGCCGCAAGGTTTGCGCATGGCGGCGCTGGCGCTGGGCTTGAGCCGGCGCGACCGTCTGCTGCACGTGGACTTGCCGCTGGCCTTGCCCGTGATGCTGGCGGGCGTGAAAACGGCGGCCGTGATGAGCGTGGGCACGGCCACCATCGCCGCCTTCATCGGTGCGGGCGGCTACGGCGAACGCATCACCATCGGCCTGGCGCTCAATGACAATGACATGCTGCTGGCCGGCGCGATCCCCGCAGCCGTGCTGGCCTTGCTGACGCAGGGCTTGTTCGAGCTGGTGGAGCGCTGGGCCGTTGCCGGCCGGCAGCGCTGA
- the hutI gene encoding imidazolonepropionase: MVIHNVHLATMEHGYGELLDAAIAVKDGRIAWFGPGDELPASGAVLHDGQGCWLTPGLIDCHTHIVHAGNRSDEFEARLNGASYEDISRAGGGIMSTVRATRAASDDELLRQSLPRVLALLAEGVTTLEIKSGYGLDADSEAKMLRVARRIGEQLPVTVRTTFLGAHALPPEYAGRADSYIELLCARMLPRLAGDGLVDAVDAFCERIGFTPAQTQRMFDAARALGLPVKLHAEQLSDLGGAALVARYDGLSADHLEFLSEEGVAAMAQHGTVAVLLPGAYYFLRETQPPPVAALRAAGVPMAVSTDCNPGTSPMTSLLLAMNMACTLWRLTPQEALAGCTIHAARALGLQDRTGSLVVGKRADFALWRIARPADLAYALGLNPCAGVVHGGVWRAPVVSLPD; encoded by the coding sequence ATGGTCATCCACAACGTCCACCTGGCCACGATGGAGCATGGCTATGGCGAGCTGCTCGACGCGGCCATCGCCGTCAAGGATGGCCGCATCGCGTGGTTCGGCCCCGGCGACGAGCTGCCGGCCAGCGGCGCAGTGCTGCACGACGGCCAGGGCTGCTGGCTGACGCCCGGGCTGATCGACTGCCATACGCACATCGTCCACGCGGGCAACCGCAGCGACGAATTCGAGGCGCGCCTGAATGGCGCCAGCTATGAAGACATCAGCCGCGCCGGCGGCGGCATCATGTCCACCGTGCGCGCCACGCGCGCGGCCAGCGATGACGAATTGCTGCGCCAAAGCCTGCCCCGTGTGCTGGCGCTGCTGGCCGAGGGCGTGACGACCCTGGAGATCAAGTCCGGCTACGGTCTTGACGCGGACAGCGAGGCGAAGATGCTGCGCGTGGCGCGCAGGATAGGGGAACAGCTGCCGGTCACTGTGCGCACCACCTTCCTCGGCGCGCACGCGCTGCCGCCCGAATATGCGGGCCGCGCCGACTCTTATATCGAACTGCTGTGCGCGCGGATGCTGCCCCGGCTGGCGGGCGATGGACTGGTCGACGCCGTCGACGCGTTTTGCGAGCGCATCGGCTTTACGCCGGCGCAAACGCAGCGCATGTTTGACGCGGCGCGGGCGCTGGGGCTACCCGTCAAATTGCATGCGGAGCAGTTGTCGGACCTGGGCGGCGCGGCGCTGGTGGCCCGTTACGATGGCCTGTCGGCCGATCACCTGGAATTCCTGTCGGAAGAGGGCGTCGCCGCCATGGCGCAACATGGCACGGTGGCCGTGCTGCTGCCGGGCGCGTATTATTTTTTGCGTGAGACGCAGCCGCCCCCTGTCGCGGCCTTGCGCGCGGCCGGCGTGCCGATGGCCGTATCCACCGATTGCAACCCGGGCACGTCGCCGATGACGTCTCTGCTGCTGGCGATGAACATGGCGTGCACCTTGTGGCGCTTGACGCCGCAGGAAGCACTGGCCGGCTGCACGATCCATGCGGCGCGCGCGCTGGGTTTGCAGGATCGGACGGGCAGCCTGGTGGTGGGCAAGCGCGCCGATTTCGCCCTGTGGCGCATCGCGCGCCCGGCCGACCTGGCGTATGCGCTGGGCCTGAACCCGTGCGCGGGCGTGGTGCATGGCGGTGTCTGGCGCGCGCCGGTGGTAAGCTTGCCGGATTGA
- a CDS encoding HutD/Ves family protein, which produces MATFIPQEYLRAAPWKNGGGSTTEIAIAPPGAGFDDFDWRISLATITASGPFSSFPGIDRSLMLVDGDSVQLTLDGARKVTLSAAQPMLWFPGEAAVVAQVKGPTTDFNVMTRRDRCRHQLEKITAPGKLARRSAATLLFVAGEGHVLARGGEQQFALARHDALLLDADDAPDWRLDALQRTAVFRVDLFI; this is translated from the coding sequence ATGGCAACCTTCATCCCGCAGGAATACCTGCGCGCCGCGCCGTGGAAAAACGGCGGCGGCAGCACGACGGAAATTGCGATTGCTCCCCCGGGTGCCGGCTTCGACGATTTTGACTGGCGCATCAGCCTGGCGACGATCACGGCCAGCGGGCCATTTTCCAGCTTTCCCGGCATCGACCGCAGTCTGATGCTGGTCGATGGCGACAGTGTGCAGCTGACGCTCGATGGCGCGCGCAAGGTGACCTTGAGCGCGGCGCAACCGATGCTGTGGTTTCCCGGCGAGGCGGCCGTGGTTGCGCAGGTCAAGGGGCCGACGACGGATTTCAATGTGATGACGCGGCGCGACCGCTGCCGCCACCAGCTGGAAAAAATCACGGCGCCGGGCAAGCTGGCGCGGCGCAGCGCGGCGACCCTGCTGTTCGTCGCCGGCGAAGGCCACGTGCTGGCACGCGGTGGCGAGCAGCAGTTCGCGCTGGCCCGCCATGACGCGCTGCTGCTGGACGCCGACGATGCGCCGGACTGGCGGCTCGACGCCTTGCAGCGCACGGCCGTGTTCCGCGTCGACCTGTTCATCTAG
- a CDS encoding formimidoylglutamate deiminase — MGGALSGCLFARHALLPQGWRRDVLLEWDAAGDLTAVADNTAAPPGAKVAEYVLPGMVNLHSHAFQRALGGMTEVAGDGLDSFWTWRDLMYRFAHHITPQQMETIAAQLFAECLRHGYTAVCEFHYLQRDAAGALYARPAETAERVLAAARLSGIGVTMLPVLYSHAGFGAQPLKPEQARFRTGADDVLRIVEALAPQRGGQVEVGFAPHSLRAAGVAQIRAVAQALPADRPIHIHIAEQQGEVRQSLDVTGLRPVEYLYDQIDVDARWCLVHATHVQPDEVALMAASGAVAGLCPTTEANLGDGLFPLAEFIAAGGRFGVGSDSHVSQSPVEELRWLEYGQRLQRQQRNVAATPDERHVGDYLWQTALQGGAQASGRKLGALAPGCRADLLVLDDAHVNLCGVAIADVLGSVLFCGNDNLVRDVLCGGQWQVRDGRHVAQDAIATAYKRTLAQLRAL; from the coding sequence ATGGGTGGCGCGTTGAGCGGCTGCTTGTTTGCGCGCCACGCGCTGCTGCCGCAAGGCTGGCGCCGCGACGTGCTGCTGGAATGGGATGCGGCCGGCGATCTGACGGCGGTGGCGGACAACACCGCAGCGCCGCCTGGCGCGAAAGTGGCCGAATATGTCTTGCCCGGCATGGTCAACCTGCATTCGCATGCGTTCCAGCGGGCGCTGGGCGGCATGACGGAAGTCGCCGGGGATGGCTTGGACAGCTTCTGGACCTGGCGCGACCTGATGTACCGTTTCGCGCACCACATCACACCGCAGCAGATGGAAACCATCGCCGCACAGCTGTTTGCCGAATGCCTGCGCCACGGCTACACGGCCGTCTGTGAATTTCACTACCTGCAGCGCGATGCGGCCGGCGCGCTGTATGCGCGCCCTGCGGAAACGGCGGAACGGGTGCTGGCCGCGGCGCGCCTCAGCGGCATCGGCGTGACCATGCTGCCCGTGCTGTACAGCCATGCGGGTTTCGGCGCTCAGCCCCTCAAACCCGAGCAGGCGCGCTTTCGCACCGGTGCGGATGACGTGCTGCGCATCGTCGAAGCGCTGGCGCCGCAGCGCGGCGGGCAGGTGGAGGTGGGCTTTGCGCCCCATTCCCTGCGCGCGGCCGGCGTGGCGCAGATCCGCGCAGTGGCGCAAGCGCTGCCTGCGGACCGTCCCATCCACATCCACATCGCCGAGCAGCAGGGCGAGGTGCGCCAGAGTCTCGATGTCACCGGCCTGCGCCCGGTGGAGTATCTGTACGACCAGATCGACGTCGATGCGCGCTGGTGCCTCGTGCACGCCACGCACGTGCAGCCCGATGAAGTCGCGTTGATGGCGGCCAGCGGCGCCGTCGCGGGCCTGTGCCCGACGACGGAAGCGAACCTGGGTGACGGCCTGTTCCCGCTGGCCGAATTCATTGCCGCCGGCGGGCGTTTCGGCGTCGGCAGCGACAGCCACGTGTCGCAGTCGCCGGTGGAGGAATTGCGCTGGCTCGAATATGGCCAGCGCTTGCAGCGCCAGCAGCGCAATGTGGCCGCCACGCCCGATGAACGCCATGTGGGCGACTATCTGTGGCAAACGGCCTTGCAGGGCGGCGCGCAGGCATCCGGGCGCAAGCTCGGTGCGTTGGCGCCGGGCTGCCGTGCCGACTTGCTGGTGCTCGACGACGCGCATGTGAACCTGTGCGGCGTGGCCATCGCCGATGTGCTGGGCAGCGTACTTTTCTGCGGCAACGACAACCTGGTGCGCGACGTGCTGTGCGGCGGCCAGTGGCAGGTGCGCGATGGGCGCCACGTGGCGCAGGACGCCATCGCCACCGCCTACAAGCGCACCCTGGCGCAACTGAGGGCACTCTGA
- the hutG gene encoding N-formylglutamate deformylase, with product MDFRFNEGSIPLLVSMPHVGTDIPDDIAARMTPQALVKADTDWHLRELYGFLQEMDASVLSARWSRYTIDLNRPQEDTNLYPGQDTTGLLPNDTFHREPLYLAGKEPDAADVQRRLQRYWAPYHAQLRAELDRLLRVHGAVVLWDAHSIASHVPRFFDGKLPDLNFGTADGASCDGGLTSAVVDIARAQDQFTVALNGRFKGGHITRHYGQPDSRVHAIQLEMCQCLYMDETAPFGYRPDLAAQVQPLLRQMMEAAVAWVAR from the coding sequence ATGGATTTCCGCTTCAACGAAGGCAGCATCCCGCTGCTCGTGTCGATGCCCCACGTGGGCACCGATATACCGGACGATATCGCCGCGCGCATGACGCCCCAGGCCCTGGTCAAGGCCGATACGGACTGGCATTTGCGCGAACTGTATGGCTTTTTGCAGGAGATGGATGCGTCCGTGCTGTCGGCGCGCTGGTCGCGCTACACCATCGACTTGAACCGCCCGCAGGAAGACACGAATCTGTATCCGGGCCAGGATACGACGGGCTTGCTGCCCAACGATACCTTCCACCGCGAGCCGCTGTACCTGGCCGGCAAGGAACCCGATGCGGCCGATGTGCAGCGCCGGCTGCAGCGCTACTGGGCGCCGTATCACGCGCAGTTGCGTGCGGAACTGGACCGGCTGCTGCGCGTGCATGGCGCCGTGGTGCTGTGGGATGCCCATTCCATCGCCTCGCATGTGCCGCGCTTCTTTGACGGCAAGCTGCCGGACCTGAACTTCGGCACGGCCGATGGCGCCAGCTGCGATGGCGGCCTGACGTCGGCCGTGGTCGATATCGCGCGCGCGCAGGATCAATTTACGGTTGCGCTGAATGGCCGCTTCAAGGGCGGCCACATCACGCGCCATTACGGCCAGCCGGACAGCCGCGTGCATGCGATCCAGCTGGAGATGTGCCAGTGCCTGTACATGGACGAGACGGCGCCTTTCGGCTACCGGCCCGACCTGGCGGCACAGGTGCAGCCGCTGCTGCGCCAGATGATGGAAGCGGCCGTGGCATGGGTGGCGCGTTGA
- the hutH gene encoding histidine ammonia-lyase, whose translation MTQHSKSWTLKPGAMTLGDLRAVWAAPAKLILAAEAYPVIEASAAAVQAIVAKGDAAYGINTGFGLLAKTRIPDEKLEQLQRNLILSHSVGTGELLSDAVVRLIMLMKIGSLARGFSGVRPLIVDTLIALYNAGIMPAIPAKGSVGASGDLAPLSHMTLAMLGVGEVRVNGELMAAPEALAQAGIAPVVLAAKEGLALINGTQVSNALALHGLFMAERLLEAAMVTGALSLDAAKGSDSPFDARVHAVRGQPGQILAAQMYRQLVAHSAIRASHLEGDERVQDPYSLRCQPQVMGACLDLIGNVGRTLLIEANAVTDNPLIFQDGPNGQAEIVSGGNFHAEPVAFAADTLALAIAEIGALAERRIALLIDATLSGLPPFLVRDPGVNSGFMIAHVTAAALASENKSLAHPASVDSLPTSANQEDHVSMATFAGRRLDDMAHNTAVIVGIELLAAAQGIDFHRPLKTSPHLEHVHQQLRQKVPFFDADRFFAPDIEAAKQMVLQGELSSKCKNLFAPLYA comes from the coding sequence ATGACACAGCACTCCAAAAGTTGGACCCTGAAACCGGGCGCGATGACCCTGGGCGACCTGCGCGCCGTGTGGGCCGCACCCGCGAAACTGATCCTTGCCGCCGAGGCCTATCCCGTCATCGAAGCATCGGCCGCCGCCGTGCAAGCCATCGTCGCCAAGGGCGATGCGGCCTACGGCATCAACACGGGTTTCGGCCTGCTGGCCAAGACGCGCATCCCCGATGAAAAGCTCGAGCAATTGCAGCGCAACCTGATCCTGTCGCACTCCGTCGGCACGGGCGAACTGCTGTCGGACGCCGTCGTGCGCCTGATCATGCTGATGAAGATCGGCAGCCTGGCGCGCGGCTTTTCCGGCGTGCGCCCGCTGATCGTCGACACCCTGATCGCGCTGTACAACGCCGGGATCATGCCGGCCATTCCCGCCAAGGGTTCCGTCGGCGCCTCGGGCGACCTGGCGCCGCTGTCGCACATGACTTTGGCCATGCTGGGCGTGGGCGAGGTGCGCGTCAACGGCGAATTGATGGCGGCGCCCGAAGCGCTGGCGCAGGCCGGCATCGCGCCCGTCGTGCTGGCGGCAAAAGAGGGCCTGGCGCTGATCAACGGCACGCAAGTATCGAACGCGCTGGCGCTGCATGGCCTGTTCATGGCAGAACGCCTGCTGGAAGCGGCCATGGTCACGGGCGCGCTGTCGCTCGACGCGGCCAAGGGCAGCGACTCGCCATTCGACGCGCGCGTGCATGCCGTGCGCGGGCAGCCAGGACAGATCCTGGCCGCGCAGATGTACCGTCAGCTGGTGGCGCACAGCGCGATCCGCGCCTCGCACCTGGAAGGCGACGAGCGCGTGCAGGACCCGTACAGCCTGCGCTGCCAGCCGCAAGTCATGGGCGCCTGCCTGGACCTGATCGGTAACGTCGGCCGCACCCTGCTGATCGAAGCCAATGCCGTCACGGACAATCCGCTGATCTTCCAGGATGGCCCGAACGGGCAGGCGGAGATCGTCTCGGGCGGGAATTTCCACGCCGAGCCGGTGGCCTTTGCGGCCGACACCCTGGCGCTGGCGATTGCTGAAATCGGCGCGCTGGCCGAGCGCCGCATCGCGCTGCTGATCGACGCCACGCTCTCCGGCCTGCCGCCCTTCCTCGTGCGCGACCCGGGCGTCAATTCCGGCTTCATGATCGCCCACGTGACGGCGGCCGCGCTGGCGTCGGAAAACAAGTCGCTCGCCCATCCGGCCAGCGTCGACAGCCTGCCCACTTCCGCCAACCAGGAAGACCATGTGAGCATGGCCACGTTCGCCGGGCGCCGCCTGGACGACATGGCGCACAACACGGCCGTCATCGTCGGCATCGAGCTGCTGGCCGCCGCCCAGGGCATCGATTTCCACCGTCCGCTGAAAACCTCGCCGCACCTCGAGCACGTGCATCAACAGCTGCGCCAGAAAGTGCCGTTCTTCGACGCCGACCGTTTCTTCGCGCCCGATATCGAAGCGGCCAAGCAGATGGTGCTGCAGGGTGAGTTGAGCAGCAAGTGCAAGAATTTGTTCGCCCCGCTTTACGCCTGA
- the hutU gene encoding urocanate hydratase, translating to MNSTMDTDPRFDASRTIRAPRGTVMACKSWQAEAAYRMLQNNLDPEVAENPQHLVVYGGIGRAARNWACFDQILASLRELEDDQTLLIQSGKPVGVFQTHADAPRVLIANSNLVPKWANWEHFNELDRQGLFMYGQMTAGSWIYIGTQGIVQGTYETFAEAGRQHFGGDWGGRWILTAGLGGMGGAQPLAATMAGAVSLNIECQQSSIDFRLRTRYLDKQAASLDEALELVKYHTERKEAISIGLLGNAAEVLPELVRRAKAGGLVPDLVTDQTSAHDLVNGYLPRGWSVSDWKAAQQDPQRHARLTVAAADSCAAHVQAMLDFHAMGVHTVDYGNNIRQVAFDQGVQNAFDFPGFVPAYIRPQFCEGRGPFRWVALSGDPEDIYKTDAKIKELFPHHKQVHHWLDMARERIAFQGLPARICWLGLGERHIAGLAFNEMVRTGELKAPIVIGRDHLDTGSVASPNRETESMKDGTDAVSDWPLLNAMLNTAGGATWVSLHHGGGVGMGYSQHAGMVIVADGTESAAKRLARVLVNDSGSGVMRHADAGYETAAACAKRNNLNLPMLNTK from the coding sequence ATGAACAGCACAATGGACACCGATCCACGCTTTGATGCCAGCCGTACCATCCGCGCCCCGCGCGGCACGGTCATGGCTTGCAAGAGTTGGCAGGCCGAGGCGGCCTACCGCATGTTGCAAAATAATCTGGACCCGGAAGTGGCGGAAAATCCGCAGCATCTGGTCGTCTACGGCGGCATCGGCCGCGCCGCCCGCAACTGGGCCTGTTTCGACCAGATCCTCGCCTCGCTGCGCGAACTGGAAGACGACCAGACCTTGCTGATCCAGTCCGGCAAACCGGTGGGCGTGTTCCAGACCCACGCGGATGCGCCGCGCGTGCTGATCGCGAACTCCAACTTGGTGCCGAAATGGGCGAACTGGGAACACTTCAACGAACTCGATCGGCAAGGCCTGTTCATGTACGGCCAGATGACGGCCGGCAGCTGGATCTACATCGGCACGCAAGGCATCGTGCAAGGCACGTATGAAACCTTTGCCGAAGCGGGTCGCCAGCATTTCGGCGGCGACTGGGGCGGGCGCTGGATTCTGACGGCGGGCCTGGGCGGCATGGGCGGCGCGCAGCCGCTGGCCGCCACGATGGCGGGCGCTGTCTCGCTTAATATCGAATGTCAGCAAAGCAGCATCGACTTCCGTCTGCGCACGCGCTACCTGGACAAGCAGGCGGCCAGCCTGGATGAAGCCCTGGAACTGGTCAAATATCACACCGAACGCAAGGAAGCGATCTCCATTGGCCTCTTGGGCAACGCGGCCGAAGTGCTGCCGGAACTGGTGCGCCGCGCGAAAGCGGGCGGCCTGGTACCGGACCTGGTGACGGACCAGACGTCCGCGCATGACCTGGTCAACGGCTATCTGCCGCGCGGCTGGAGCGTGTCGGACTGGAAGGCGGCGCAGCAAGACCCGCAGCGCCATGCGCGCCTGACGGTGGCGGCCGCCGATTCCTGCGCCGCCCACGTGCAGGCGATGCTCGATTTCCACGCCATGGGCGTGCACACGGTCGACTATGGCAACAACATCCGCCAGGTGGCGTTCGACCAGGGCGTGCAGAACGCATTCGATTTCCCCGGCTTCGTGCCCGCCTACATCCGCCCGCAATTTTGCGAAGGGCGCGGGCCGTTCCGCTGGGTGGCGTTGTCGGGCGACCCGGAAGACATCTATAAAACGGATGCGAAGATCAAGGAGCTGTTCCCGCACCACAAGCAGGTGCACCACTGGCTGGACATGGCGCGCGAGCGCATCGCCTTCCAGGGCCTGCCGGCGCGCATCTGCTGGCTGGGACTGGGCGAGCGCCACATCGCCGGCCTGGCCTTCAACGAGATGGTGCGCACGGGCGAGCTGAAGGCCCCCATCGTCATCGGCCGCGACCACCTCGATACGGGCTCCGTCGCCAGCCCGAACCGCGAGACGGAAAGCATGAAGGATGGCACGGACGCCGTCTCCGACTGGCCGCTGCTGAACGCCATGCTGAACACGGCCGGCGGCGCCACCTGGGTCTCGCTGCACCATGGCGGCGGCGTGGGAATGGGGTATTCTCAGCATGCGGGCATGGTCATCGTGGCCGATGGCACGGAAAGCGCGGCAAAACGCCTGGCTAGAGTGCTGGTCAACGACAGCGGCTCGGGCGTGATGCGCCATGCCGATGCCGGCTATGAAACAGCGGCCGCCTGCGCCAAGCGTAACAACCTGAACCTGCCGATGCTTAATACGAAGTGA